The Arachis ipaensis cultivar K30076 chromosome B05, Araip1.1, whole genome shotgun sequence nucleotide sequence AGAGAAAAAGGGTAGAAGTAGTGACTGAATCAAACATGAAACCATATCTTCAATCTTCTCTTTCAACCTTTTTCATCTTGATTCTTGAGTTTGGGCCGTGCATTCTTTCTTTGGCTCTAAGTCAGATTCTTGAACATTGATTCACAGCAAAGCACAATTATCTTtactttttccattttttttagaTCGGTGCTTGTAACACAGATGATTTCTTCAACAATTTTCAACGAAGCACAAATTTATGAAAATCTCATTTTTGTGATTTGTCCTTAGATGTGATTTTGGCTTTTTGCCCTGTTCTCTTTgatcttcttttctttatttaaaacTGGAAGCtttattttttgttcttcaatttGTCCTAACTTTAGaatattttcattcttttttttttctttgttccaAAGAGTTTAAGCGGATGAtgtgaaagaaaatagaagaaagataAGAGAAAATTTGGCTTTCAGTGATATAAAAATGAAATGGGATTATATTTTTTAGTTAATAACTAAGTTGAATCCACAATTTGAGCTTAGGTTTGAGCATGAGCCaaatttcttgtttttcttccatATGGTTCAGTATCTCAATTTTGGATTAAAAATGTTGAGTGTTGTGTTGAACTGAACCAATGTTAAACTTGTATATGTGTTTCTTGGATCAgttttatttcaatttattttctCACACTAAATAAAATGAATCATTCAAATAATGTAATTTTAATCAAATAATATTTAGTGATCATCTTAAATTATTTTAGttctttaatttaataataataataataatatattgaaaaaaaaatcttcttCTGTATACTTATCGAAAATCATCATTAAAACATGTATATGCTTCTTGAATGGTTGGCAGCAACCAGTTAGAAAGGGTAACAAATTGTATAATAgtggaaaatttttgaatcatttatagaatttaaatgaaatttaaagTTTTAACATGAAGTTGGTACAGAAGCTAGCATGAAAGTTTGCTAAATGTGTAAACGATAAATAgtcttaattataatttttttatacaccCTAACTTTTATGCTGAATAAATCACTTgagtttattttatttgtatGGCATACATGTGATtttcattaataaataattatatgatgATTTCATTTAAGAATAAGAGAATTAAGGGTTAGAATAAGCTAAGATGCAATAGTAAAATTATATTGTTGTATCAAATAAAACTTCAATATCATGACTAAAGTAGATAACACTTCTTTTGGTTTATAATAtccattattatttaaaaaatactcttgtataattttagttttttggACTGGTCtttctgtttagtattttttttctctcGGACGTAAACATTGTTGAGTATCAAAATGAATTCTTTTATTGTGTAATTAATAAGCCAATAAAATTTACGTTAAACTTTTGTTAAACATGTACTAATAACTTGAATTCGTAGTTAGGTTAGTTTAAAGGGGGACAGTAAAACTTTCGATAATCCTATAAATCTTTAACGAAGATGCAAGAGAtataaaaattagaataaaataatatattttatgtgTATACCAACATAttttgagaaaaaatattttggACCAACCATTATTTTAGAGCAAATTTAAAATCTAGacaataatattttttcataCTACTTAACCAAATAATCTAAGATTTGACGCGTACTTATGAAAAATAGAGCATGTTTTAAGAGTGATCTTTGTGAGGAGAGAATTAATTAGCCACTTACTATAAAAGTGAAAAAATATGATATtaattgaaataattaaataaacccTAAAATAAAAGCTTATTGGTGGCATTTGGTATTGATATTATGTTCATTAACAGCGTGGTTAAACTTATGTCAGTGTGGCAGATAACTGATCTAGAAAGATTTGGCAATGATTTGACGTTGATTGCTCACCAATAATTTACGCCTGTTTTCCTTTCTGCATTCTCAAATTTGTGTGAACTGAAAACCGTATGTCCTAAGAACACTACCACATCCCcaaagcttttatttttattttaaattaaataatatattagaTGGGTCCCACACACTGCATTATTTTTCAAACTAGTTGCATGACACGTGATTGACTCTTCATGATTTCGTTGTCGTCACATGTGGGGTCCTCAGACCGCCACCTGNNNNNNNNNNNNNNNNNNNNNNNNNNNNNNNNNNNNNNNNNNNNNNNNNNNNNNNNNNNNNNNNNNNNNNNNNNNNNNNNNNctttattttttaaattttttattataaaaaaataattgtcaCTCTTCATCCAACTTTATTCTTCACCACCAATGACGGACCCAGAAAAATTTAGCAATATgggcaaaaatataataaaatttaggtatagatatttttttttggcTTCCCACAATACCCAACAAGTTAAGAACTAATCTGTCGTGAATTTGAGTTCCATTTAAGAGTCTGCAATTGGCTGACAATAGTTACTACATATACGAGATAGAATTTGAACCCCAATACTTATTTAAACGGACGACTAAACTGATCACttgatcaaatcaaattaggttagatatatttaaaatgttaaattagagctatttatacatattgataagaactaaaattatatatacaatcacttattataatatttaaaataataaaaatataatttcatacacacagtataatattttaaaataactaaaaaaaataatttataatggctttctttttatttttaacatgactaaatattctttttttatatatattcttAAACAATTNNNNNNNNNNNNNNNNNNNNNNNNNNNNNNNNNNNNNNNNNNNNNNNNNNNNNNNNNNNNNNNNNNNNNNNNNNNNNNNNNNNNNNNNNNNNNNNNNNNNNNNNNNNNNNNNNNNNNNNNNNNNNNNNNNNNNNNNNNNNNNNNNNNNNNNNNNNNNNNNNNNNNNNNNNNNNNNNNNNNNNNNNNNNNNNNNNNNNNNNNNNNNNNNNNNNNNNNNNNNNNNNNNNNNNNNNNNNNNNNNNNNNNNNNNNNNNNNNNNNNNNNNNNNNNNNNNNNNNNNNNNNNNNNNNNNNNNNNNNNNNNNNNNNNNNNNNNNNNNNAATatgtaaatataattaattatatataatacatATCCCATATAAAATGTACACACTACttaaattagataaacattgaGACTTAGGAGCACTTTTATTTTAGAGAGACTTAAGAGTCAagggtgttttttattttttggtgaaGTCACATTAGATGAGGCTCATTCCGGAAATCTCTAGACAGAGAAAGAAAATATATGACATTTGAACTACAGCTCATTAGCAAGAGTCAAGAGTTCAAACAGATAAGATTTCAATTGAAAAAAGATGGCTGGAAACCAAGACATTATTGGGTTCTAATTGGGCCAGATTTAGGGTCTTTGCCGTGCCTTCATGGGAGGTTTTCAACCCTTCGTTTTATTAAATGTAGCTTTCAGTGGAGAAAAATGCACTGAACCTTGCTTTTCTATCATTGATCTGCCGTATTTAAGATAAAGATAGGTACAATGAGTCTACGTTCTATCCATTACAGTGAACATACATGATTGACAAATGGAAGAGACAAACAACGCCTTATTCTATGAAAAATAGAAACTGATCATTCACCCAATTATCAGAAGATGGAGGTTAAACACTTGAAATAAGACAAGGTTCAagttgaaaatgaaaatgaaaatgaaaggcaTAGTGTGGTCATTTCACATGCCAATTATTACCCTTGTATTAGATATGGGGGGCTACAAGTAGTCAAGTACACAATCTTACTATAAGTGCACAAATTAACTGATTAAATTTTCTGAATTACCTATTGGTATCAATAACTTCCATTGTGTGCAAATCCAACCAAATAATCTAGATCTAGTTAACATTTCACTTTCTCCCGTTAAATGATATAAAATTCTTTAACGGAAAAAAAAATGTACATTTCTAATTATAAGTGACCATACAGCTTTAGACATGATAATTCTTGGCTTTCAATGTCAGTGCCCCCACCAAAATGAATTTATCATATGAGCACTTTATTTTTGTGTGTATAACAACTTTGTCAACCAAAACTCAAATAATACAAAACCCTACCATGTTCAAGATGGTGTGACCTTGCCCCTTGGTGCTGCAATCAGAGGAAGCACGTTGCTTCTGTCCCAATATGTTGGCCATAATGCAGCAAAAAGAAATGCGAACCACCAATCTGATTAATAAAGATGTTAAGTAAACTCGTCCTTTGATCAATGGTATCATATTTTGAgccattaaaataaaataaaaaatactacgagattgaattaattttaaaataataaaatctagaCGTCCGTGCTTCAATTGCACTTAAAAAAGAGTGAATTATGAACCTTGAGAATtaaaaaaagagtacatcagaaTCTATCACATCCAAAAACTGAAAAAGTCACTGACATTTCTAACCAAAATATTATTCTCTCCAGGTACTAGTTACCTGCAATCCATCCCATCAAGTTCATGATAACAAGATAGAATATAACTAAATAccaaaagaaaaacaactaaagtAGTTCTGGCATAATAGAAGCAAACCCTATAAGGAATATACACAATGATCTAAATTGTGAATAGCAGCAACTACTATTTTCAAACTAATGGCTGAAGTCCCACTCCAGATAATACTCTAGATAATAGAGGAGTCTCAACTTGCTGCACCAAAAAGACGCCAGTCATAAACCTTGAAGCTTGTTACAGCTAGTCTGAATACATCGTCCATGGGGATACATCCAGCTTGTTCAGCCGAAACAGCCATCCTGGCGCCAACTGTGCCTGCGCTTTCACTAAATGGGCTGCAAGCATAAAATAGAAGTAAACAAGTGTCTTGCATAGTCATAGTTTCCACAAAATCTATGCAATACAAAATGCATATGTTAATCATTTTCTAATTTGGATTATAGTCTTAGCTCTAACATTACTAAATTCAAAATGATTAAATTTCAGTTTAACTGGCCTTTAAGTTCTAACCAGATATAGAGCTAGAATCCTAAAATGCAGTAGAATTTTCCTAAGTGATTATTGCTGTCAAAAACATATTCTACATACTTTATAACAACGAGCTCATATGCAGTGACTAGTGCATCAGTATCAACTCCTTTAAGACACATATTTGCCAAATAAACCTGGGAAAAAAGAAAAGGGATGATCCCAAGACCTATCAATGTAACAACAATGTCAAGCTAGTGCGTGAACACAGTTAAAAGAGTTTAAGATGTGCCATGCAAACATAACTTACTTTAATGTTGTGCTTCCCTTCCTTCGTCCCTTAGAAATTGCCTATCATTAATTTTAGTGAAAGTAAGTAAGAGGTAAAAATGAATGCGATGGAGTACACTGATAGGTACAGGGCCTCAGATCAATGGGCCTTGCATAAGATTAGAGTTGGTCAGTAGAAGAGCATAAAAGCCCATTGCAGAGAGCAAAGTATCCCTCGAATATCTATAACTATTGTGTGATAAGAACAGTTTCAGAATATTATAATACTAAAGAAAACTTCTATTGTTCCTAGATATAAGAATACAATGATTAGGAATATCCAAGAGATCCTTTGCTTTGATCTCCCAAATTCTCAAATTTTTTACATTTCAGCTCTCATATTTTATCTCTCAAATGCTCTCTCTTTTATACTCTACTAACTGACTGACTCTGTAATGTGTATCGGAGGCCCATTAGTTAGAGGTTGAACACTTGGTAGATCCTAATAAGGTATCTAACATTCACGTATAAAAATCAACAAAGACAGACCAACCAATCAGCAATTGTCATTCCCAAAAAAAGAAGCCCAACGTCTTGACAATACATGAATCCATAAAACAAATTTACAAGCTTAGCTTAGATTTTAAGAGTATTCAGTAACAACAAAGTGATCAACATaaattcaaataactaaagcaTGCTTCAGCTGTAAATCAGTCCTCATAGGTCATAACATCAACATATAGGACATGATATCACAACTAATGTTAAAGAAATAGGCAGGGAAACATGCTCATAATACTGCAAAACTTTAAAAGTGTGTTTGACTGTTTTGTTGNNNNNNNNNNNNNNNNNNNNNNNNNNNNNNNNNNNNNNNNNNNNNNNNNNNNNNNNNNNNNNNNNNNNGGGATGGATTGGCACCAAGAAGCCAAAGTTTAAACGGGAGACACAATTTACCTCAAAATGGAAATAGAACAAGGCCTGAGCCAACAACTACTCGGGAAATCAGATAATATCTTGATTACAAAATACTAAACAGGTGGTTAATTCAATTAAATTTTGCATCTATAACCTACATTTGCTCTTCAATATTTGGGAATGCCTAATACTAGTGTGCATCACAAGGCATTTATCTGGATTATTGTGTATAACCAGGAAGCCAGAGAAGTCTAACAGTAATGTGAATATATAACGTGCATTAATCCTTAGGTAATATGACCAGGAAATGATGGAGTGAACACAAAGCTAATGTAAAAACAAGTATAGAAACTTTACCATTTGACCTACTGCAGTTGTTACAACAGCAGGTGTGTTAATGTACATCAAACCCGGCATTTCAAGGACTCCAGACTGTTTAATAACCTGAAATAATATCAGGAGAAGTATGATCAAAGCATACAACAAACTTCTGCAACAAATATTACATTTAATGAACTAAAATAAAGGGAAGTCATTTTGTCTGATTGTGTTGAAAGATAATACTTGCCGACACACACAGTGATTGAAGTAGAGGCAGAGTTATAGCTCCATTAAATCATACCAATCACACATTGAAAGAATAAAAAGAGCATACGCAATGTTATACCAAGTAGAAATAAGCAATAGAATCTGCTAATCGGTGACAGTTAAAGCTAGGAGTGTACACGGAAGTTGGACTGGGTGAAACCATGTTTGTCCTAGCCCAACCCTAAATATTTACTAGTCTATTTTTTATACCCTAACCTGGCCCTAGACTCGATGAATCTCATCACTTTTGGGCAACAACTAGGGTCTAAACCGGATGAAAACCAGGTTTCTAATGACTACATGAAGCCAAATAGATATTTTAATACTTGTGACAGCCATGGTAGCCTTGAGTCCTTGACCCGTCATCAACCATAACTTTCCAGCCACAATTTTAAACCAATATTTCAAATGTTAGTCTCTTTCATTAATGCAAAACTAGCATAATAAAACTACACAAAAACATTAAAGATAGACATTTAAGTAGATGCGATGTTACGATATAAGAATGATTTAAATAGATCAGTAATCATGGCTATTTAGCCACCTATCTCCAGATCCTCATCAAACATAAATGAagattaaatttgaaataaaaaacaCATAATTGACCAAGAATTTACAGCTAATATGAAATGACCCTAAGCATGCCAAGAAAATATAGTGGAACGAATTCATACTCGATAAGTACACGTGTAAGTTGGCAAATATCCCTCAAGCCGTGCTTTCGAAGAGGAGTTATCTTGAATCCCTTTCCTGATTTCATAATTTTCATTAAATGACATTTCATCAAGTATAAGAAATTCAGCAACCGATTTCTTACAATCTTCCAAGCTATACCCTTTAAGACTTTGTCAGCTTCCCCTTCTTCATCAATTTTAGGCATATAACCATGAAGTGTCCCTTTTTCCTTACTTTTGTAAATATCCACTTATGATAAGCTTTCAAGTGCTTATTTAGAGAATTTGTGCCATGTTTAGTTGGATGACAACTATATATTTTACAACAATGATTACATTTAGCCTTGTGTTGTCCCTTAGTCTCAGTCAATGGAAGCCCAGTAAAATGTTGCCAAATATAAGATTTTTTCCCCTTACGAACAAACTCTTGACCCTCGCTGCCTTcatccttgttttcttcatcaaCTTGTGGTGCAGCAGGAGGAGCTGTGGCAGCAACAGTGGCAGGGACAGCGACATGGTCAGGGTCCACTTCCATTGCTTTGTTTTCCTCCTTGATTTGTGGAGCAATCC carries:
- the LOC107640559 gene encoding uncharacterized protein LOC107640559, with the translated sequence MSFNENYEIRKGIQDNSSSKARLEGYLPTYTCTYRVIKQSGVLEMPGLMYINTPAVVTTAVGQMAISKGRRKGSTTLNPFSESAGTVGARMAVSAEQAGCIPMDDVFRLAVTSFKVYDWRLFGAAS